One window of Phycisphaeraceae bacterium genomic DNA carries:
- a CDS encoding ATP-binding cassette domain-containing protein produces MATHTESVRFAEAIFGLDPDTRDSNHQRRLACAYKTAERIDRILKFGQIALITGPSGSGKSLIARSLFDILQKKKANATWITSTDSDIPAVEVVASLHRSRANHCTDSSQTLVQAMRTMARAGLAEAALFGTPARSLSDGQRARLALAAGVASTSNKHGTLIADEFCSTLDRTTAACVSTSITRWIRASRCARMVCASAHHDLLAMLNPDWIVIVEMNGLTHIEHRNRHGACRRRSRA; encoded by the coding sequence ATGGCAACACACACCGAGAGCGTTCGATTTGCGGAAGCCATATTCGGGCTGGATCCAGACACACGAGACAGCAATCATCAGCGAAGACTCGCTTGTGCATACAAGACAGCAGAGCGTATTGATCGGATACTGAAGTTCGGGCAGATTGCGCTCATCACTGGTCCAAGCGGCTCAGGCAAGTCGCTCATTGCACGCTCGCTGTTTGACATTCTACAGAAGAAAAAAGCAAACGCAACATGGATTACGTCTACAGATTCTGATATTCCAGCAGTTGAGGTTGTTGCAAGTCTGCATCGGTCGCGTGCCAATCATTGCACTGATTCATCGCAAACGCTTGTGCAGGCAATGCGGACCATGGCACGAGCCGGGCTTGCTGAAGCAGCACTCTTTGGCACGCCAGCGCGATCACTCTCCGACGGTCAGCGCGCAAGACTGGCGCTTGCTGCTGGAGTTGCAAGCACATCGAACAAGCATGGGACGCTCATCGCGGACGAGTTCTGCTCTACGTTGGATCGCACGACAGCAGCGTGTGTATCGACATCAATCACGCGATGGATCCGAGCAAGCAGATGCGCTCGCATGGTGTGCGCTAGCGCACATCATGACCTTCTCGCGATGCTGAACCCAGACTGGATTGTGATTGTTGAGATGAACGGATTGACGCACATTGAACACCGTAACAGGCACGGTGCCTGCCGGAGAAGATCCCGCGCATGA
- a CDS encoding PEP-CTERM sorting domain-containing protein (PEP-CTERM proteins occur, often in large numbers, in the proteomes of bacteria that also encode an exosortase, a predicted intramembrane cysteine proteinase. The presence of a PEP-CTERM domain at a protein's C-terminus predicts cleavage within the sorting domain, followed by covalent anchoring to some some component of the (usually Gram-negative) cell surface. Many PEP-CTERM proteins exhibit an unusual sequence composition that includes large numbers of potential glycosylation sites. Expression of one such protein has been shown restore the ability of a bacterium to form floc, a type of biofilm.), translated as MAQYVSITIAAICTAHAGAQSGGLLVEVSNVITPQTPTATVSIYAQVGAPLPSYGIAGAFFDLFASEHGFADVTYIYQNPPFGGAFLPTNHGNWLEEIKAGQTLPFPTPIQLPYLLLSVEWEASSFEPRTVNLWTDNIFHLSTFYSHHIANPALIPNPINGSATIQIIPAPSSALALFAGASMLGARRRRSITPHTASRRTRPLAACRSHMMAQKIYLCAALLICTTSATADPIACWTLEPDSYEPISPTHWSVSLQLSITYDANAGYYAFAHSDVIANASDSNLIGAFAGYGSNLISHFAFEQLDPNSVLYHCSQPHAAGAPASTENPAWVAEFVWWTTDFTPRTVEISTSTVDFAMYLHQNLPGSQSIPLSSIQDVTITLQVIPAPSSALALFAGAGLLGARRRRRQ; from the coding sequence ATGGCACAGTATGTTTCCATTACAATCGCTGCGATCTGTACTGCACATGCCGGTGCGCAATCAGGTGGATTGCTCGTTGAAGTGTCGAATGTAATTACGCCGCAAACACCAACGGCTACGGTTAGTATTTATGCGCAAGTAGGCGCGCCACTTCCGTCCTATGGCATCGCAGGCGCTTTCTTTGATCTATTCGCATCAGAGCACGGCTTTGCCGACGTCACATATATATACCAAAATCCTCCCTTCGGTGGCGCTTTCTTGCCCACAAACCATGGAAACTGGTTGGAAGAGATTAAGGCTGGCCAGACTCTGCCCTTTCCAACCCCAATACAGCTGCCGTATTTATTGCTGTCTGTAGAATGGGAAGCCAGCTCATTTGAACCCCGGACGGTCAATCTATGGACTGACAACATTTTTCACCTTTCTACGTTTTATTCACACCACATTGCAAACCCAGCTCTCATACCAAACCCAATAAATGGATCTGCAACCATCCAGATCATCCCCGCGCCATCGTCAGCACTTGCGCTGTTTGCTGGTGCAAGCATGCTCGGCGCACGCCGCAGACGGAGTATAACACCACACACTGCCAGCCGACGGACACGTCCGCTGGCAGCTTGCAGGAGTCACATGATGGCACAGAAAATATACCTATGTGCAGCTCTTCTGATATGCACGACATCGGCAACTGCCGACCCCATAGCTTGTTGGACACTTGAACCAGACAGTTACGAGCCGATCAGCCCGACACACTGGTCTGTGAGCCTGCAACTCTCCATAACGTACGATGCAAACGCCGGGTACTACGCATTCGCCCATTCCGATGTTATTGCAAACGCCAGCGATTCCAACCTGATTGGAGCGTTTGCTGGGTATGGAAGCAATCTGATCTCGCACTTTGCCTTCGAGCAACTCGATCCGAACAGCGTGCTCTATCACTGCAGCCAACCACATGCTGCTGGCGCTCCCGCGTCGACAGAGAACCCCGCCTGGGTTGCTGAGTTCGTGTGGTGGACAACCGACTTCACTCCAAGAACGGTTGAAATTTCCACGAGCACTGTCGACTTTGCCATGTATCTGCATCAAAACTTACCCGGCTCACAGTCCATTCCACTTTCGAGCATCCAGGACGTGACGATCACTCTGCAGGTCATTCCCGCGCCGTCGTCAGCACTTGCGCTGTTTGCTGGTGCAGGCCTGCTTGGCGCACGACGCAGACGGAGACAATGA
- a CDS encoding PEP-CTERM sorting domain-containing protein, with translation MAQKTTLLALLFVSATSAAADPIGGWILENLDTDPISPTNGNALISLSVWYDPNAGYHSFGQSDVVVGASDSRFLGSASGYGSNGTITHNAFTQLNQSTVLFQAWNPHVPPVLIASTENPAWTATFWFETTDFTPRTVEISTSSLTFGMFDTTTSINSTYLPLSSVQETTLKIQIIPAPSSALALLAGAGMLTVRRRRG, from the coding sequence ATGGCACAGAAAACAACACTATTGGCTTTGCTCTTTGTCTCTGCAACATCAGCGGCAGCTGACCCTATCGGCGGATGGATACTTGAGAACCTTGACACAGATCCGATCAGTCCAACAAATGGAAACGCACTGATCAGCTTATCCGTCTGGTACGATCCAAACGCCGGGTATCACAGCTTTGGACAATCAGATGTTGTGGTCGGCGCAAGCGACTCCAGATTTTTGGGGAGTGCCTCCGGATACGGGAGCAACGGAACAATTACACATAATGCCTTTACTCAGCTCAATCAAAGCACAGTGTTGTTTCAAGCATGGAACCCACATGTTCCACCAGTTCTCATCGCTTCCACAGAGAATCCAGCGTGGACCGCCACATTCTGGTTTGAGACAACCGACTTCACGCCACGCACGGTGGAGATCTCAACAAGCTCGCTGACATTTGGGATGTTCGATACCACAACATCGATCAATTCGACGTATCTCCCGCTCTCCAGTGTGCAGGAAACAACGCTGAAGATCCAAATCATCCCCGCGCCATCGTCAGCACTTGCGCTGCTTGCTGGTGCAGGCATGCTAACAGTACGCCGCAGACGAGGATAA
- a CDS encoding helix-turn-helix domain-containing protein, producing MSQQPISLGRAIRERRTALGLSLAALAARVGCSKGYLSTIENEVRSSPPSDDVLRRIEQAMGMGDGELVRIANWHKTPPGIKHELGQLMSQMQTRNAAVRRLAELLRPKPTEISGDAENTNTVGPQPAASQSGSADQGDTSHKSKLDEAFESGELRRLLDLVAPDHAEKIHDSLQNAMTPVPIALPLEVPLINKVSAGYPTEFTDLGYPARIADEYVRVTDIGDPDAFACRVVGDSMEPEYRQGDIVVFSPMAMIVNGTDCFARLEPDHESTFKRVYFETDANGNQMIRLQPLNNIYPPRILPREMVAGLYAAVSVTRKLS from the coding sequence ATGTCACAGCAGCCGATCAGTCTGGGACGTGCCATACGCGAGCGGAGGACTGCTCTTGGGTTGAGTCTTGCTGCGCTGGCTGCACGCGTCGGTTGCTCCAAGGGCTATCTGTCAACCATTGAGAACGAGGTCAGATCATCACCGCCCAGCGATGATGTTCTCAGACGGATCGAGCAGGCAATGGGTATGGGCGATGGCGAACTCGTGCGCATCGCAAACTGGCACAAGACTCCCCCTGGCATTAAGCATGAACTGGGGCAGTTGATGTCGCAGATGCAGACGCGAAACGCTGCGGTGCGCAGGCTGGCGGAACTCCTGCGTCCAAAGCCAACAGAGATTTCGGGCGATGCAGAGAACACCAATACCGTCGGCCCGCAGCCTGCAGCCTCGCAGTCGGGCTCTGCAGATCAAGGAGACACAAGCCATAAATCGAAGTTGGATGAAGCGTTCGAGTCCGGCGAACTTCGCAGACTGCTCGATCTGGTTGCTCCTGATCACGCAGAAAAAATTCATGACTCATTGCAGAACGCAATGACACCCGTCCCGATCGCGCTTCCTCTGGAAGTGCCGTTGATCAACAAGGTCAGCGCAGGATACCCAACGGAGTTTACTGATCTTGGATACCCCGCACGGATAGCAGACGAGTACGTGCGCGTGACGGACATCGGCGATCCCGACGCGTTCGCGTGCAGGGTTGTGGGTGATTCGATGGAGCCGGAGTACCGCCAGGGAGATATTGTTGTCTTCTCTCCGATGGCAATGATTGTCAACGGCACAGACTGCTTTGCACGACTTGAACCCGACCATGAATCAACATTCAAACGCGTGTACTTCGAGACCGATGCCAATGGCAACCAGATGATCCGCCTCCAGCCGCTCAACAACATCTACCCGCCGAGGATCCTCCCGCGCGAGATGGTTGCTGGTTTGTACGCAGCTGTGAGTGTCACCCGGAAGCTCAGTTGA
- a CDS encoding PEP-CTERM sorting domain-containing protein (PEP-CTERM proteins occur, often in large numbers, in the proteomes of bacteria that also encode an exosortase, a predicted intramembrane cysteine proteinase. The presence of a PEP-CTERM domain at a protein's C-terminus predicts cleavage within the sorting domain, followed by covalent anchoring to some some component of the (usually Gram-negative) cell surface. Many PEP-CTERM proteins exhibit an unusual sequence composition that includes large numbers of potential glycosylation sites. Expression of one such protein has been shown restore the ability of a bacterium to form floc, a type of biofilm.) → MRIFAHISFVTLLATQAQCLGDVGLSTSLSNNGIVSPSSPSVNIDVYAITGEPWFAFSTASFGYWATESGAAAPHYRLLPDDGIPGFPPSWFFAVTPQTNGWLADVGQSNTVSHPANPASPLLIMSFEWETSDFTERAVGVHLGAIYWYIYEASSSSVPVYTPPPNNIVLQIQVIPAPSSALALLGGAGVLGARRRRR, encoded by the coding sequence ATGAGGATATTCGCACACATAAGTTTTGTGACACTCCTTGCCACCCAAGCACAGTGTCTGGGTGATGTTGGCCTTTCGACATCTCTCTCAAACAATGGCATTGTTTCACCCTCTTCACCATCGGTGAATATCGATGTGTATGCCATTACCGGCGAGCCGTGGTTTGCATTCAGCACCGCGTCATTCGGATACTGGGCAACCGAATCAGGCGCAGCAGCGCCACACTACAGATTGCTGCCTGATGATGGAATTCCCGGATTTCCGCCATCGTGGTTCTTTGCGGTCACACCGCAAACAAACGGCTGGCTCGCAGACGTCGGGCAGAGCAACACCGTATCACATCCCGCAAATCCTGCATCGCCACTGCTCATCATGTCCTTCGAATGGGAAACAAGTGATTTCACTGAACGAGCGGTTGGTGTTCATTTAGGTGCAATTTATTGGTACATTTACGAAGCATCTTCGAGTTCGGTACCAGTATACACACCACCACCCAACAACATCGTCCTTCAAATCCAAGTCATCCCTGCACCATCGTCAGCACTTGCGCTGCTTGGTGGCGCAGGCGTGCTCGGCGCACGACGCAGACGAAGATAA
- a CDS encoding SLC13 family permease, which translates to MPSDAIITILVILLVLALLVRGRYGSDIIIAAGVALLMVLGVMTPRESIAGLANEGVVTIAVLYVVIAGLSETGAVRMLGSWMMGRAKSPVKALTRMVVPISALSGFVNNTPLVAMFIPAVSDWCKRNQVSPSRMLIPLSYAAIMGGTMTLIGTSTNLVVYGAWKDVFPDRTIGMFDIAWVGFPSLVVGLVYLLTIGRLLLPDRAPVLSVGDDARSYHVEMLVEPSGPMVGKTIEQAGLRGLPGLYLSDIERDGHVLAAVAPDQMLLANDRLLFVGVLDSIVDLNKFRGLQAGTNQVQKLAESKHQRHLVEAVVSDSCPLIGRNVREFGFRSKYNAVVIAVARNGEQIKRKIGDIIFRTGDTLLLEAPQTFVETQRNSRDFLLVSAVEDSQPILHEKAWISIGIVLAMVLAVTFGSAYGITMLHAAVVAAGLMLATRCCSGASARRSINWQLLVVIAGSLGLGKAMQVSDADDLIATNLISIAGNNPYIVLALLYLSTMLLTEIITNSAAAILNFSLAMALAQTLGLDPKPLAMAVMMAASASFSSPIGYQTNLMVMAPGGYRFTDYLRVGMPLNLLFFVVSVIVIPMHWPLRLANPSTP; encoded by the coding sequence ATGCCGTCAGACGCGATCATTACCATCCTTGTTATTCTGCTTGTGCTAGCGCTGCTGGTGCGCGGCCGTTACGGTTCAGACATCATTATCGCAGCGGGCGTTGCACTGCTTATGGTGCTTGGGGTAATGACGCCGCGGGAGTCGATCGCGGGACTTGCCAACGAGGGTGTCGTCACGATTGCTGTGTTGTATGTGGTCATCGCAGGCCTGTCAGAAACGGGTGCAGTGCGGATGCTTGGCAGTTGGATGATGGGGAGGGCAAAGTCACCTGTCAAGGCGCTCACACGAATGGTGGTGCCGATCTCGGCGCTATCGGGCTTTGTGAACAACACCCCGCTTGTTGCGATGTTCATTCCAGCGGTTTCAGACTGGTGCAAAAGAAATCAAGTCAGCCCGTCGCGCATGCTCATTCCGTTGTCGTATGCGGCGATTATGGGTGGGACCATGACGCTCATCGGCACAAGCACAAATCTTGTGGTCTATGGCGCATGGAAGGATGTCTTCCCTGATCGCACGATTGGCATGTTTGACATCGCTTGGGTTGGTTTTCCGTCACTCGTTGTTGGACTGGTCTATCTGCTGACGATCGGGCGCTTGCTGCTGCCCGATCGTGCGCCAGTACTTTCGGTTGGTGATGATGCACGCTCATACCACGTGGAGATGCTGGTTGAGCCAAGTGGCCCCATGGTGGGAAAGACCATCGAGCAGGCGGGTTTGCGCGGGCTGCCGGGCCTGTATCTGTCGGATATCGAACGCGACGGGCACGTGCTAGCAGCTGTTGCGCCGGATCAGATGCTCCTCGCGAACGATCGGCTGCTCTTCGTCGGCGTGCTGGACTCTATCGTCGATCTGAACAAGTTCCGCGGCCTGCAGGCCGGAACAAACCAGGTGCAGAAACTGGCAGAATCAAAGCACCAGCGTCATCTTGTCGAAGCGGTTGTGTCGGATTCGTGCCCGCTCATTGGACGCAATGTGCGAGAGTTCGGGTTCAGATCAAAGTACAACGCGGTTGTGATCGCGGTGGCACGCAACGGCGAGCAGATCAAACGCAAGATCGGCGACATTATTTTTCGTACCGGCGATACGCTGCTGCTCGAAGCGCCGCAAACCTTTGTTGAGACGCAGAGAAACTCGCGAGACTTTCTTCTGGTCAGTGCTGTTGAGGATTCGCAGCCAATTCTCCACGAAAAGGCATGGATTTCGATCGGCATTGTGCTCGCAATGGTGCTCGCGGTGACGTTCGGCTCTGCGTATGGCATCACGATGCTGCATGCAGCTGTCGTTGCTGCTGGGCTGATGCTTGCGACGAGATGCTGCTCAGGTGCTTCTGCGCGCAGGAGCATCAACTGGCAGTTGCTTGTTGTGATTGCGGGTTCACTCGGACTCGGGAAAGCAATGCAGGTATCTGATGCGGACGACCTTATTGCAACCAACTTGATCTCGATCGCTGGAAACAATCCGTACATCGTGCTTGCGCTGCTGTATCTCTCAACGATGCTCCTGACGGAGATCATTACCAACAGTGCTGCAGCGATCCTGAACTTCTCGCTCGCAATGGCGCTTGCGCAGACGCTCGGGCTTGATCCGAAGCCGCTCGCGATGGCAGTGATGATGGCCGCGTCGGCGAGCTTTTCCTCGCCGATCGGATACCAGACCAATCTCATGGTGATGGCACCAGGCGGGTACAGATTCACAGACTATCTTCGTGTCGGTATGCCGCTTAATCTGTTATTCTTCGTTGTTTCAGTGATTGTCATACCAATGCACTGGCCGCTGCGTCTTGCAAATCCATCCACACCGTAA
- a CDS encoding elongation factor G: MPASNPATIHNITLVGTSGGGKTTLVERLLLEVGAIGRMGDVADGNTVSDWTDEEKAHGHSLSVTPIHFEHNDKHVNILDTPGLTDFLGFAITSMPAVEMVAMVIDASKGVGFTSRRLMPIASDRNLPRMIIVNKIDDAQADLDGIVNQIRSTFGDVCLPINLPCDGQSRVINVFDEDHGEGKPDFSSVEEAHTRILEQVVEVSDELTEAYFENGEAGLDKAKVHEAFEKALREGHLVPICFVSARTGVGIKDLLHIFEDYCPTPAEGNPRPFVRIDDDGNEQPLPPKADPDMPTIAHVFKVAADPFVGKIAVFRVHQGTVKAKSELYFNDEKKPIRIGHLVRLNGKEQQEVDVLGPGDIGAVAKIDEITLNGVLHAHGGEHIHLKPLPMPKPMYGQAIELKNHKDEAKFGPAIHKLTGEDPTFIVERIKATKQTVARGMGELHLKIIFEKLAKQFGVQVETETPKVAYKETVTAKAEGHHRHKKQSGGSGEFGEVYLRVEPLPDDHESGFEFENKTVGGSVPKQFMPAIEKGVRMALVDGAIAGYPMQNVRVEVYDGKYHAVDSKEVAFIKAGLRAFVDAVNKAKPVLLEPFVELEITAPANNMGDIAGDLSTKRGRVLDSEVNGDTCIVRAQAPLSEIQNYSNQLKSMTGGSGSFTMDYSHDERTPPHVQAEVVAAYKPHHHDDD, translated from the coding sequence ATGCCCGCCTCAAACCCCGCAACGATCCACAACATCACGCTTGTTGGTACCTCCGGCGGCGGCAAGACAACTCTCGTCGAACGTCTGCTGTTGGAGGTGGGAGCAATCGGTCGCATGGGTGACGTGGCAGATGGAAACACCGTCTCCGATTGGACGGACGAAGAAAAGGCACACGGGCACTCACTCTCGGTCACACCCATTCACTTCGAACACAATGACAAGCATGTCAACATTCTCGACACACCAGGTTTGACAGACTTCCTCGGCTTTGCCATCACCTCAATGCCAGCAGTCGAGATGGTCGCGATGGTGATCGACGCAAGCAAGGGCGTTGGTTTTACTAGTCGCAGGCTCATGCCGATCGCATCAGATCGCAACCTCCCTCGCATGATCATTGTGAACAAGATTGATGATGCGCAGGCGGATCTTGACGGCATCGTGAACCAGATCCGTTCAACATTCGGCGACGTATGCCTTCCAATCAACCTGCCATGCGACGGCCAATCCAGGGTCATCAACGTCTTCGATGAGGATCATGGCGAAGGAAAGCCCGACTTCTCGTCAGTCGAAGAAGCGCACACACGGATCCTGGAACAGGTTGTCGAAGTCTCCGACGAACTGACAGAAGCCTACTTCGAGAATGGTGAAGCAGGACTCGACAAAGCGAAGGTGCATGAGGCATTCGAAAAGGCACTGCGCGAGGGCCATCTTGTGCCGATCTGCTTTGTCAGCGCACGCACAGGTGTTGGCATCAAGGACCTGCTCCACATCTTCGAAGACTACTGCCCTACTCCCGCAGAAGGCAACCCACGCCCATTTGTTCGTATCGATGACGACGGCAACGAGCAGCCGCTCCCACCGAAGGCCGATCCAGACATGCCGACCATCGCGCATGTGTTCAAGGTTGCAGCGGATCCATTTGTTGGCAAGATTGCCGTCTTCCGGGTCCATCAGGGCACAGTAAAAGCCAAGAGCGAACTCTACTTCAACGACGAGAAGAAGCCGATCCGCATCGGCCATCTCGTGCGCCTCAACGGCAAGGAGCAGCAGGAAGTCGATGTCCTTGGTCCCGGCGATATCGGCGCGGTTGCAAAGATCGACGAGATCACGCTCAACGGCGTTCTCCACGCACATGGAGGGGAGCACATCCATCTCAAACCGCTGCCGATGCCCAAGCCCATGTACGGCCAGGCCATCGAACTGAAGAATCACAAGGACGAAGCAAAGTTCGGCCCTGCCATCCACAAACTGACCGGCGAAGATCCAACGTTCATTGTCGAACGCATCAAAGCAACAAAGCAGACCGTCGCACGAGGAATGGGTGAGTTACATCTGAAGATCATCTTCGAAAAGCTCGCCAAGCAGTTCGGTGTGCAAGTAGAAACAGAAACGCCGAAGGTTGCATACAAGGAAACCGTGACAGCAAAAGCTGAGGGTCATCATCGCCACAAGAAGCAGTCCGGCGGTTCGGGCGAGTTCGGCGAGGTCTATCTGCGCGTCGAGCCGCTCCCGGATGATCACGAGTCCGGGTTCGAGTTCGAGAACAAAACAGTTGGCGGCTCAGTCCCCAAGCAGTTCATGCCAGCGATCGAGAAGGGTGTCCGCATGGCGCTCGTCGATGGAGCAATCGCGGGCTATCCAATGCAGAACGTGCGCGTCGAGGTCTACGACGGCAAGTACCACGCGGTCGACTCAAAGGAAGTTGCTTTTATCAAGGCTGGACTTCGCGCGTTCGTCGATGCTGTCAACAAGGCAAAGCCGGTCCTCCTTGAGCCATTTGTCGAGCTTGAAATCACCGCACCCGCAAACAACATGGGAGATATCGCAGGAGATCTTTCTACCAAGCGCGGACGCGTGCTCGACTCTGAAGTCAATGGCGACACGTGCATCGTGCGCGCTCAGGCGCCGCTCTCTGAAATCCAGAACTATTCGAATCAGCTCAAATCAATGACCGGCGGTTCCGGCTCATTTACCATGGACTACTCGCACGATGAGCGCACACCGCCGCATGTACAGGCCGAGGTTGTGGCAGCCTACAAGCCACACCACCATGATGACGACTAA
- a CDS encoding PEP-CTERM sorting domain-containing protein (PEP-CTERM proteins occur, often in large numbers, in the proteomes of bacteria that also encode an exosortase, a predicted intramembrane cysteine proteinase. The presence of a PEP-CTERM domain at a protein's C-terminus predicts cleavage within the sorting domain, followed by covalent anchoring to some some component of the (usually Gram-negative) cell surface. Many PEP-CTERM proteins exhibit an unusual sequence composition that includes large numbers of potential glycosylation sites. Expression of one such protein has been shown restore the ability of a bacterium to form floc, a type of biofilm.), with product MNRDGPVSIMVPLLCLTQVVTADELYGELSIAVSNVVSPTNPVATIVIYGHFDNTQATMLLGAWFDLSASEPGFVSNTTWVLYAGSLPSWSPITYPDYILGINPENFLLFDNPIKVASVKWITNDFTPREISLDTIISYIDLVPHSPTSGFHVKNPIEGFGTIQVIPAPSSALALFAGAGILTARRRRKQVN from the coding sequence ATGAATAGAGATGGCCCAGTCTCCATAATGGTTCCGCTGCTTTGCTTGACACAGGTCGTTACAGCTGACGAACTCTACGGCGAACTGTCAATTGCGGTCTCAAATGTTGTATCGCCCACAAACCCCGTTGCAACAATCGTTATCTATGGCCATTTTGATAATACACAGGCTACGATGTTACTTGGCGCATGGTTTGACCTCTCAGCATCTGAGCCCGGATTTGTCAGCAATACGACATGGGTGCTCTATGCCGGCTCATTGCCATCATGGAGCCCAATAACTTATCCCGACTACATCCTTGGCATCAACCCGGAAAACTTTCTTCTCTTCGACAATCCAATCAAAGTTGCATCTGTAAAATGGATAACAAATGATTTTACACCACGAGAAATCTCTCTTGATACAATAATTTCTTATATTGATCTCGTACCACACTCACCGACGTCTGGTTTCCATGTAAAAAATCCAATTGAAGGATTTGGTACAATCCAAGTCATTCCCGCGCCGTCGTCAGCACTTGCGCTGTTTGCTGGTGCAGGCATACTGACAGCGCGACGCAGAAGGAAACAGGTCAACTGA
- a CDS encoding sigma-70 family RNA polymerase sigma factor produces the protein MHEPVKAVRIQPKTFADAPRASAQIVKQQLTGNNLQSGRKPGKSGNVLDHAPRRLDVSTLTDLRRTPPPYLVERIRNLASFLPIEDRELVNAVYLEGKSMASIARMSGRSHKAVREHVRRIVTRILSPAFAYVALESENWPPRRKKVATLLFLHGLPLRPTAKKSGQTLHSVRKTYDAINEIVSNLNHQQFQARPGSIGRDDTSHDVRQAWSA, from the coding sequence ATGCATGAACCGGTGAAAGCAGTTCGGATTCAGCCGAAGACATTTGCAGATGCTCCCAGAGCCTCGGCACAGATAGTCAAACAACAACTCACTGGAAACAACCTGCAATCCGGACGCAAACCTGGAAAGTCTGGTAATGTGTTGGACCATGCACCGAGGCGACTTGATGTCAGCACACTGACAGATCTGCGCAGGACACCGCCACCCTATCTGGTCGAGCGCATCCGGAATCTAGCCTCATTCCTGCCGATCGAGGATCGTGAACTGGTCAATGCTGTGTATCTCGAAGGAAAGAGCATGGCCTCAATCGCCAGGATGTCGGGCAGATCTCACAAAGCCGTACGAGAGCATGTCAGACGGATCGTTACCCGGATTCTCTCACCAGCGTTTGCTTACGTCGCGCTTGAATCTGAGAACTGGCCTCCACGTCGAAAGAAAGTAGCAACACTGCTCTTCCTGCACGGTCTCCCACTCAGGCCGACCGCAAAGAAGAGCGGGCAAACATTGCACTCGGTCAGAAAAACCTACGACGCAATCAATGAGATTGTTTCAAATCTGAATCACCAACAGTTCCAGGCGCGCCCGGGTTCCATCGGCAGGGATGATACCTCACACGACGTCCGTCAGGCATGGTCGGCCTAA